ACGGAGATTCACTCGCAGATCACTTGTCCGAAGTGTTTGATCAGCTAGAAAAGTCAGTTAATGATGGCTCTCAAGCATGGAAGTCAGATATCCCAGGAAAAGCCATCTTTAAAACATTTTGCAGCCAAGCAAGCATGCCGTCTGGGCGGCTGAAAACTCTTTACATTCAACAAACGGAGGAAATGGATAACAACCCATTTGAAGAACTCGTTGATTTATTTAAGGGGTTTGCAGAACATGAAGCCTAATGTGTATAACAAGCCCGTAAACTCGGACGTATTTTTCGCTCGCTACGCTCACTGCAAATACGCCGGTTACGGCTGGCGTTAATGTTCGCACCAGGTCGGTGGCTGAACTCTCGTTGGTACTATCTTTCACGCTTGAACTCAATTATACTCCCGGCACGTAGCGCCATCCGGTCGGCGCATAGCTTCGCGGCCGTCTCCCTCCCCGAAAGACTTATCCTCGAACATTCAACCCAATCATGACTCCACCCTGACCGGCCCCGCGGAACCTGCGGGTAGGCTGGACCTGGAGCAGATAAATATGTCATTTGAGACCCTCGGCCTCATGGCCGAACTCCTGCGTGCCATCGATTCGCAGGGCTATACCACCCCGACCCCCATCCAGCGCCAGGCGGTGCCGGTGATATTGGAAGGCCGCGATGTGCTGGCCGGCGCCCAGACCGGCACCGGCAAGACCGCTGCCTTCACGCTGCCCATGCTGCAGCTGCTCAGCCAGCGGCCGCGCAAGGGCAGGGCGCCGCGCGCCCTGGTGCTCACTCCCACCCGGGAGCTGGCGGCGCAGGTCGGTGAGAGCGTGGAAACCTACGGTGCACACCTGAAGCTGCGCTCCGCCATCATCTTCGGCGGGGTGGGGATCAATCCGCAGATCGAGGCCCTGAAGCGCGGCGTCGACATCCTGGTCGCCACGCCGGGCCGGTTGCTGGATCATGCCGGCCAGGGCACGGTGGATCTGTCCGCGATTGAGATCCTGGTGCTGGACGAGGCCGACCGCATGCTGGACATGGGCTTCATCCACGACATCCGCCGGGTGATGAAGCTGCTGCCGAACAAGCGTCAGAACCTGCTGTTCTCTGCCACCTACTCCAACGAGATCAAGCGTCTGGCCGACGGCCTGCTGCACCGGCCGGCCCTGATCGAGGTGGCGCGGCGCAATACGGCCGCCGAGACCGTCACCCAGCATGTGTATCGGGTCGACAAGGACGCCAAGCGCGATCTGCTGATCCACCTCATCGATGCCGGGCAGTGGTCCCAGGTGCTGGTGTTCACCCGTACCAAGCACGGCGCCAACCGTCTGGCCGAGCAACTCAATCGGGCCGACATCGAAGCGGCCGCCATCCATGGCAACAAGAGCCAGAGTGCCCGCACCCGGGCCCTGGCCGGGTTCAAGGACGGCAGCGTGCGGGTGCTGGTGGCGACCGACATCGCCGCCCGCGGCCTGGACATCGACCGCCTGCCGCATGTGGTGAATTACGAACTGCCCAATGTGCCGGAAGACTATGTGCACCGTATCGGCCGTACCGGTCGGGCCGGTGAGGAGGGCGCGGCGATTTCACTGGTCGGCGCCGATGAAGCCAAGCTGCTCAAGGATATCGAGCGGGTTCTGAACAAGACCATCCCGGTGCTGCCCATGCCGACGTTCGAGCCGAAGGTGCTGAAAGCGGCCCCCCGACCGGAGCAGAGGTCCAGGGCCACTCCCGGCAATAAGTCGAAGGTGAAGAAGAAGCCGGCCATCAGCCGTAACGCCGGGTCCCGTGCCGGTGACAAGCCGGCGGACGGCCAGCGCAAGCGGCGCCGGCGCAATCGCCCGTCCCAGTCCCCCGGCGCTGCCCGGTAACAGTCTTTCCGCCCCGTGCGCCCCTGGACCCTGCTCGACACTGCGCAAATCCCCGGCAACGGCGGCGAGTTGCAGCTGTATCAGCGCGGCGATGAATTCTCCATCAAGCTGGTGGGGCGGGGCGAGTTGATGAGCAGCCGCGTCCATGGCTCGGAGGAGGCGCTGGCGGCGCAGACCTGCGCACGACTGGCGGACAGCCAGCGGGCACAGGTGCTGATCGGCGGGCTGGGTATGGGGTTTACCCTGGCCGCGGCGCTGCAGGCGTTGGGCGCGCAGTCACGGGTCGTGGTCGCGGAACTCGTCCCGGCGGTGGTGGCCTGGAACCGCGGCCCGCTGGCGCATCTGGCCGGGCATCCACTGGACGATGCGCGGGTGCGTGTGCAGGAGGGCGATATCGCCCGGCTGCTGCAGGCCGGGCCCCGGGCCTGGGATGCCATCCTGCTGGATGTGGACAATGGCCCCGAGGGCCTGACCCGTCGGGAGAACGACTGGCTCTACGACACGGAGGGGCTGACGGCGGCCTGTGCTGCATTGCGCCCCGGCGGTGTGCTGGCCGTGTGGTCGGCCGGCCAGGCGCCGGAGTTTCTGCCGCGGCTGCGCAAGGTGGGCTTCGAGGCGGAGGAGGTACGGGTGCGCGCCCATGGCGCGAAGGGGGCACGCCACGTCCTCTGGTTCGGCCGGCGGGTGGATTGATCCGCCCACCGCTCGGATATACTTGCACATACATGAATCAGGCAATACAGAGGCAGGACCGATGGGCAATTCATTCGGCGATCAGTTGCTCAAGGCCGGGCTGGTGGACAAGTCCCGGCTGGAAAAGGCGAACAAGTCCAAACGCAAGCAGCAGAAGCTGAAACAGAAGCAGAAGGTCGAGGTGGTCGACGAGGCCGCCGTGGCCGCCGGGGCGGCGCGCAAGGCCGCGGCGGAGGCGGCGGAACGCGATCGTGAGCTCAATCGCCAGCGCAAGGCGGCCGCCGAGCGCCGGGCGATCCAGGCCCAGGTCCGCCAACTGGTGGATCAGAACCGGCTGGCGGATGCCGAGGGGGAGGTTGCCTACAACTTCCAGGACGGTACCCTGATCAAGACCCTGCATGTCACCGAGACCGTCCGCGACCGGCTGGCGCGCGGCCAGCTGGTCATCGTCCGCTTCGACGCGGGCTACGCGCTGGTCTCCGCGGGGGTGGCGGAGAAGATCGGGCAGCGCGATGCCGCCTGCATCGTCAGCCGGGCCGGGGACCGGCCGCAGGAGGACGCCGACGACCCCTATGCGGAGTACCAGGTGCCCGATGACCTGATGTGGTAGCGCTCAGTCCGGGAGCACCGTCCCGGGCCCTGATCACCTGAAATTCCGACTGCAACCTGCCCGCAACGCGGGCACCGGGTGCAACCGTCCCATTTGCTTCCCCGCTCATTCCACTTCCATTGATCCGGTGCCGGGAAACCGGCTGGAGGCGCGACGGAATAACGTCAAGTCTCTGTCGACCCCGGATTTTCCATTTCCAACCAATTGAATAT
This sequence is a window from Thiohalobacter thiocyanaticus. Protein-coding genes within it:
- a CDS encoding DEAD/DEAH box helicase: MSFETLGLMAELLRAIDSQGYTTPTPIQRQAVPVILEGRDVLAGAQTGTGKTAAFTLPMLQLLSQRPRKGRAPRALVLTPTRELAAQVGESVETYGAHLKLRSAIIFGGVGINPQIEALKRGVDILVATPGRLLDHAGQGTVDLSAIEILVLDEADRMLDMGFIHDIRRVMKLLPNKRQNLLFSATYSNEIKRLADGLLHRPALIEVARRNTAAETVTQHVYRVDKDAKRDLLIHLIDAGQWSQVLVFTRTKHGANRLAEQLNRADIEAAAIHGNKSQSARTRALAGFKDGSVRVLVATDIAARGLDIDRLPHVVNYELPNVPEDYVHRIGRTGRAGEEGAAISLVGADEAKLLKDIERVLNKTIPVLPMPTFEPKVLKAAPRPEQRSRATPGNKSKVKKKPAISRNAGSRAGDKPADGQRKRRRRNRPSQSPGAAR
- a CDS encoding spermidine synthase is translated as MRPWTLLDTAQIPGNGGELQLYQRGDEFSIKLVGRGELMSSRVHGSEEALAAQTCARLADSQRAQVLIGGLGMGFTLAAALQALGAQSRVVVAELVPAVVAWNRGPLAHLAGHPLDDARVRVQEGDIARLLQAGPRAWDAILLDVDNGPEGLTRRENDWLYDTEGLTAACAALRPGGVLAVWSAGQAPEFLPRLRKVGFEAEEVRVRAHGAKGARHVLWFGRRVD
- a CDS encoding DUF2058 domain-containing protein, which produces MGNSFGDQLLKAGLVDKSRLEKANKSKRKQQKLKQKQKVEVVDEAAVAAGAARKAAAEAAERDRELNRQRKAAAERRAIQAQVRQLVDQNRLADAEGEVAYNFQDGTLIKTLHVTETVRDRLARGQLVIVRFDAGYALVSAGVAEKIGQRDAACIVSRAGDRPQEDADDPYAEYQVPDDLMW